Proteins encoded in a region of the Agromyces protaetiae genome:
- a CDS encoding carbohydrate ABC transporter permease, with protein sequence MSAITTLKAPRRRGNTGIALSRRAGMVFVLPALILFAVFIAYPLLTALSYSFFAWTGIVRGEFVGLENYVALFTKLPYSEDIPNAFVHNILLFAGAMLFQNTVGLALATLLHRISRFKRFFQTMYTLPYLVSPLVIGYLWSLMLSPLFGPVNAVLRSIGLGELAQPWLGNPQTAIWVVVFVTAWQWIGFPVLLYGAALGGIPEEIDEAASLDGASAWQRFRSITLPMLVPAIGTVSVLTFIGAMEAFPIPYALGGSQGNPAGATDVLSLLFYRTAFESGSSNAIGTSSAIATLLFLFIFGVAILITWLLRRTERKLF encoded by the coding sequence ATGTCCGCCATCACGACACTCAAGGCGCCGCGCCGCCGAGGGAACACGGGCATCGCCCTTTCCCGACGCGCGGGCATGGTCTTCGTCCTCCCCGCGCTGATCCTCTTCGCGGTCTTCATCGCGTACCCGCTGCTCACGGCGCTCAGCTACTCGTTCTTCGCCTGGACCGGCATCGTGCGCGGCGAATTCGTCGGACTCGAGAACTACGTCGCGCTGTTCACGAAGTTGCCCTACAGCGAGGACATCCCGAACGCGTTCGTGCACAACATCCTGCTGTTCGCCGGCGCGATGCTCTTCCAGAACACCGTCGGGCTGGCACTCGCGACCCTGCTGCACCGGATCAGCCGGTTCAAGCGGTTCTTCCAGACGATGTACACCCTGCCCTATCTCGTCTCGCCGCTCGTCATCGGCTACCTCTGGTCGCTCATGCTCTCCCCTTTGTTCGGTCCGGTGAACGCGGTGCTGCGGTCGATCGGACTCGGTGAGCTCGCGCAGCCATGGCTCGGCAACCCCCAGACCGCCATCTGGGTCGTCGTCTTCGTCACCGCGTGGCAGTGGATCGGCTTCCCCGTGCTGCTCTACGGCGCGGCCCTCGGCGGAATCCCCGAGGAGATCGACGAGGCGGCGTCGCTCGACGGGGCGAGCGCGTGGCAGCGCTTCCGCTCCATCACCCTGCCGATGCTCGTGCCAGCGATCGGCACCGTGAGCGTCCTCACGTTCATCGGGGCCATGGAGGCGTTCCCGATCCCGTACGCGCTCGGCGGTTCCCAGGGCAACCCGGCGGGGGCCACCGATGTGCTCAGCCTGCTCTTCTACCGCACGGCCTTCGAATCGGGTTCTTCGAACGCGATCGGCACGAGCTCCGCGATCGCCACCCTGCTGTTCCTCTTCATCTTCGGCGTCGCGATCCTGATCACCTGGCTGCTTCGCCGGACCGAACGGAAGCTCTTCTGA
- a CDS encoding carbohydrate ABC transporter permease, with product MTATISPSTREAASAPAERRPVRRRRPRVTAGGIASSTFLWLYAAISIAPLLLMVSNSLRTTQDMAQHPLGLPAPPNFTSYQKAWITASFDTYFFNSIFVTFASVVLSTAVSLLAAYAFARTRSKLFTTLEGMFLSGLMLPVYLAILPLFFMLDAAGLVSNLWSLILVYAALGIPFSTFVLASFFRQLPIELDEAARLDGAGPFATFWRVHLPLVRPAIATVIVFRFVPVWNDFFYPLILIRDQSSYTLPVGITRFFGEYQTDWATLFAGLTLATIPLVVLFLLATKQIVSGLTAGMSK from the coding sequence ATGACCGCGACGATCTCTCCCAGCACACGCGAAGCGGCCTCGGCCCCCGCGGAGCGTCGCCCCGTACGCAGACGCCGGCCCCGCGTGACCGCGGGCGGCATCGCGTCGAGCACATTCCTCTGGCTGTACGCGGCGATCTCGATCGCCCCGCTGCTGCTCATGGTGTCGAACTCGCTGCGCACCACCCAGGACATGGCGCAACACCCGCTCGGCCTGCCGGCGCCGCCGAACTTCACGAGCTATCAGAAGGCGTGGATCACCGCGTCGTTCGACACCTACTTCTTCAACTCGATCTTTGTCACGTTCGCCTCGGTGGTGCTGTCCACGGCGGTGTCGCTGCTCGCGGCGTACGCCTTCGCCCGGACCCGGTCGAAGCTCTTCACGACGCTCGAGGGCATGTTCCTCTCCGGGCTCATGCTGCCCGTGTACCTCGCGATCCTGCCCCTGTTCTTCATGCTCGACGCGGCCGGCCTGGTGTCGAACCTGTGGAGCCTGATCCTCGTGTACGCGGCCCTCGGCATCCCGTTCTCCACGTTCGTGCTCGCGAGCTTCTTCAGACAGCTGCCGATCGAGCTCGACGAGGCCGCACGGCTCGACGGCGCGGGGCCGTTCGCGACGTTCTGGCGCGTGCACCTCCCGCTCGTCCGGCCTGCGATCGCGACGGTCATCGTGTTCCGGTTCGTGCCGGTCTGGAACGACTTCTTCTACCCGCTGATCCTGATCCGCGACCAGAGCTCATACACCCTGCCGGTCGGCATCACCCGGTTCTTCGGCGAGTATCAGACCGACTGGGCCACGCTGTTCGCCGGGTTGACGCTTGCGACGATCCCGCTCGTGGTCCTGTTCCTGCTCGCGACGAAGCAGATCGTGTCGGGCCTGACCGCCGGCATGAGCAAGTGA
- a CDS encoding FadR/GntR family transcriptional regulator gives MEWSSLRRSPALSVPDRLSLDLERRILEGQLRPGDRLPSEPELCELLGVSRVSVRQALHELQARGLIDRKPGRGTIVLAPAQRGGHTGDAISALMTGAGADGVMELARIMELRAVIEPPIAALAAARVTPRDTEQLRALVAEMEAETDLERYADLDRAFHHAIAVYTHNPLLTQLTELIATEIAPSRRRSLQSPERRHASSAAHRRIFEAIAAHDGERAETEARAHVESVLREALRAASTTGVPTGVPTGVPTGAAAAEASAEAVAEASAEAVAEASVQTVAERNVRDTRDPRNGDRRP, from the coding sequence ATGGAATGGTCGTCGCTTCGGCGCTCGCCGGCGCTCTCCGTACCCGACCGGCTCTCGCTCGATCTCGAACGGCGCATCCTCGAGGGTCAGCTCCGCCCCGGTGACCGCCTCCCGAGCGAGCCCGAGCTGTGCGAACTGCTCGGTGTCTCCCGGGTCTCGGTCCGGCAGGCGCTGCACGAGCTGCAGGCGCGCGGACTGATCGACCGCAAGCCGGGTCGCGGCACGATCGTGCTCGCGCCGGCCCAGCGCGGCGGGCACACCGGCGATGCGATCTCCGCGCTCATGACGGGAGCCGGCGCAGACGGGGTCATGGAGCTCGCCCGGATCATGGAGCTCCGCGCGGTGATCGAGCCGCCCATCGCGGCCCTCGCCGCCGCACGCGTGACCCCGCGTGACACCGAACAGCTCCGCGCGCTCGTCGCGGAGATGGAGGCCGAGACCGACCTCGAGCGCTACGCCGACCTCGACCGCGCGTTCCACCACGCCATTGCCGTGTACACCCACAATCCGCTGCTCACCCAGCTCACCGAGCTCATCGCGACCGAGATCGCACCGAGCCGCCGCCGGTCGCTGCAGTCCCCCGAGCGGCGCCACGCGTCGAGCGCCGCCCACCGGCGCATCTTCGAGGCGATCGCCGCACACGACGGCGAACGCGCAGAGACCGAGGCCAGGGCGCACGTCGAGAGCGTGCTGCGCGAAGCGCTGCGCGCGGCATCGACGACCGGGGTGCCGACCGGGGTGCCGACCGGGGTGCCGACCGGCGCAGCGGCCGCGGAGGCATCCGCCGAGGCTGTCGCCGAGGCATCCGCCGAGGCTGTCGCCGAGGCATCCGTCCAGACTGTCGCCGAGCGCAACGTCCGAGACACGCGCGACCCCAGGAATGGAGACCGACGACCATGA
- a CDS encoding LysR family transcriptional regulator translates to MFDQRRLEILRAFARHKTMTAAAESLFMSTSGVSQQLAILEREAGVELISRAGRRAALTDAGRALAAHADRIAAESEAAAVSMRRYGSTLQGTVRLSAFPSFCATVVPAVVGDLRPRFPELSLEISDLEPRQSLSALRDGTVDLAVIDDLNPFDGTGLDTELLATDELLLCLPTARAGVSGSAVRIDELRDARWVLDGSQAVFDGYLHQLCERHGFSPDIVARCSNVTVTLALVEAFDGVALVSGMQTRHSRFAVAARTVEPRCERNVILARRASSRGSAQLDVVAASLREHSSALVKQN, encoded by the coding sequence GTGTTCGATCAGCGCAGACTCGAGATCCTCCGCGCGTTCGCGCGGCACAAGACCATGACTGCGGCTGCCGAGAGCCTGTTCATGTCCACATCGGGCGTGAGCCAGCAGCTCGCCATCCTCGAACGCGAGGCGGGCGTCGAACTGATCAGCAGGGCGGGCCGCCGTGCCGCGCTGACCGACGCCGGGCGCGCACTCGCGGCGCACGCCGACCGCATCGCCGCCGAGTCCGAGGCGGCGGCGGTGAGCATGCGCCGGTACGGCAGCACGCTCCAGGGCACCGTGCGGTTGAGCGCGTTCCCGAGCTTCTGCGCGACCGTCGTGCCGGCCGTCGTCGGCGACCTGAGACCACGCTTCCCAGAACTGTCCCTGGAGATCTCCGACCTCGAACCACGTCAGAGTCTGAGCGCGCTGCGCGACGGCACGGTCGATCTCGCGGTGATCGACGATCTCAACCCCTTCGATGGCACGGGGCTCGACACCGAACTCCTGGCGACCGACGAGCTGCTGCTCTGTCTGCCGACCGCACGGGCCGGCGTCTCCGGCTCAGCGGTTCGCATCGATGAGCTACGCGACGCTCGGTGGGTGCTCGACGGCAGCCAGGCCGTCTTCGACGGGTACCTGCATCAGTTGTGCGAGCGGCACGGGTTCAGCCCCGACATCGTCGCGCGCTGCAGCAACGTCACGGTGACGCTCGCGCTCGTCGAGGCCTTCGACGGCGTGGCGCTCGTCAGCGGCATGCAGACCCGGCACTCGCGGTTCGCGGTCGCCGCGCGCACCGTGGAACCGCGGTGCGAGCGCAACGTCATCCTGGCGCGGCGCGCCAGCAGCCGGGGCTCAGCGCAGCTCGACGTGGTCGCGGCCTCACTGCGCGAGCACAGCAGCGCGCTAGTGAAGCAAAACTGA
- a CDS encoding TetR/AcrR family transcriptional regulator, translated as MPRYRKQTRSRLIQIAAREFDRVGYPKASLSAVCRQAGLTTGALYHYFDSKSELAGAILDDHMERIETMSDEVRSTTRSSVERLVYFMAALSALLTEDYLVRAASRLAVDRTVAESSDLFVPWAEIATALVNDGDMAESTYSVDTERLGSFATSIVIGAWFVMDPIDPAARERLIGQMCAALLIGALRVEDREHARAAIERAFGC; from the coding sequence ATGCCGCGCTACCGCAAACAAACGCGCAGCAGACTCATTCAGATCGCCGCGCGCGAGTTCGATCGTGTCGGCTATCCCAAAGCATCGCTGTCCGCCGTCTGCCGCCAGGCAGGACTGACGACGGGTGCGCTGTATCACTACTTCGACTCGAAGAGCGAGCTCGCGGGCGCCATCCTTGACGATCACATGGAGCGCATCGAGACCATGTCCGACGAGGTGCGCTCGACGACCCGGTCGTCGGTCGAACGGCTCGTGTACTTCATGGCCGCCCTCAGCGCGCTGCTCACCGAGGATTATCTGGTCCGAGCCGCGTCTCGTCTGGCGGTCGATCGAACCGTCGCCGAGTCGTCCGACCTGTTCGTCCCGTGGGCCGAGATCGCCACGGCGCTCGTCAACGACGGCGACATGGCCGAGTCGACGTACTCCGTCGATACCGAACGGCTCGGTTCGTTCGCCACCTCGATCGTCATCGGCGCCTGGTTCGTCATGGACCCGATCGATCCGGCGGCACGCGAGCGGCTGATCGGCCAGATGTGTGCCGCGTTGCTGATCGGGGCGTTGCGAGTCGAAGACCGCGAGCACGCACGCGCCGCCATCGAACGGGCCTTCGGCTGCTGA
- a CDS encoding ABC transporter substrate-binding protein has protein sequence MRRRILTTAALLAGSALLLSACAPSASSGDDQASGDDVTLKVWSWRTEDVDAYTKIFDVFEEENPGITVEFEAFQNTEYNQILTTGLAGSDGPDVPMVRAYGQLQPNIEAGQLEPIDGDVDGLDDIAPSVIAGAKGKADGKTYAVPLATQTLQMFYNTAIFDEHGLEVPTTWDEFIDVQETLLAAGVTPIALGAKDDWILPIFADIVGSARYGGADFEAKVLSGETDFTDPDYVASLGLITDLQKYLTPDVVGVSYTDSQIQFTSGQAAQFPGGSFEIATFRNQAPDLEFASYQVPLPEGAVLDAPVSPAYADGNFAINAKSKHKEESLKLLNWLATPEFGQLVADELNQFSAIPGVEYEDAVMKEAWANAEAGQAPYLLLVDFRYGEPLGTAVLGAEVQKMFLGQTDAAGAAAALQTGISQWFTPGE, from the coding sequence ATGAGGCGACGCATCCTCACGACCGCGGCCCTCCTGGCCGGCTCCGCCCTCCTGCTCAGCGCCTGCGCACCGAGCGCGTCGAGCGGCGATGACCAGGCGAGCGGCGACGACGTCACCCTGAAGGTCTGGTCCTGGCGCACTGAAGACGTCGACGCCTACACCAAGATCTTCGATGTCTTCGAGGAAGAGAACCCCGGCATCACCGTCGAGTTCGAGGCGTTCCAGAACACTGAGTACAACCAGATCCTGACCACCGGCCTTGCCGGCAGCGACGGTCCCGACGTGCCCATGGTGCGTGCCTATGGCCAGCTGCAGCCGAACATCGAGGCGGGCCAGCTCGAGCCCATCGACGGCGACGTCGACGGACTCGACGACATCGCCCCGAGCGTCATCGCCGGTGCGAAGGGCAAGGCCGACGGCAAGACCTACGCCGTCCCGCTCGCCACTCAGACGCTCCAGATGTTCTACAACACGGCGATCTTCGACGAGCACGGACTCGAGGTGCCCACCACCTGGGACGAGTTCATCGACGTGCAGGAGACCCTGCTCGCAGCGGGAGTCACGCCCATCGCACTCGGTGCGAAGGACGACTGGATCCTGCCGATCTTCGCCGACATCGTCGGCAGCGCGCGCTACGGCGGCGCGGACTTCGAAGCGAAGGTGCTTTCGGGCGAGACCGACTTCACCGACCCCGACTATGTCGCGTCGCTCGGTCTGATCACCGACCTGCAGAAGTACCTCACGCCCGACGTCGTCGGTGTGAGCTACACCGACAGCCAGATCCAGTTCACCTCCGGTCAGGCGGCGCAGTTCCCCGGCGGCTCGTTCGAGATCGCGACCTTCCGCAACCAGGCGCCCGACCTCGAGTTCGCCTCGTACCAGGTGCCGCTGCCCGAGGGGGCGGTGCTCGACGCTCCCGTCTCGCCCGCGTACGCCGACGGCAACTTCGCCATCAACGCCAAGTCGAAGCACAAGGAAGAGTCGCTGAAGCTGCTCAACTGGCTCGCGACGCCCGAGTTCGGGCAGCTCGTGGCCGACGAGCTGAACCAGTTCTCGGCGATCCCCGGCGTCGAGTATGAGGATGCCGTGATGAAGGAGGCGTGGGCGAACGCGGAAGCCGGGCAGGCTCCGTACCTGCTGCTCGTCGACTTCCGGTACGGTGAGCCGCTCGGCACCGCCGTGCTCGGCGCCGAGGTGCAGAAGATGTTCCTCGGGCAGACCGACGCGGCCGGTGCTGCCGCAGCGCTGCAGACCGGGATCTCGCAGTGGTTCACCCCCGGCGAGTGA
- a CDS encoding BadF/BadG/BcrA/BcrD ATPase family protein, with protein MSLSLGIDLGGSGSRVALRGADGQRREFTGERVGVTATGSSVPDVAVQLLRVARERWPEEFAELTGVGLGATGLASLVADPAALAEAIRVESAAGGAADASRSRPRVVVALDAVTAHLGALGGEAGATVALGTGAIALGGDGRTTWRRVDGWGHLLGDRGGGAWIGRRGLEIAMRAHDGVEASGAALLAAGRARFGDPPGWPAQLYTRADRAGVLAAFAPDVLALAADGDAVAAGIAAEAGAEAARSGVSALMPGLPPRLAATGGLFRAGGVLAESFAATIAELRPGVELREPLGDPLDGALVLAARAARGELAGRGPFVWVAGDPASR; from the coding sequence GTGAGTCTCAGCCTCGGCATCGATCTCGGCGGCTCGGGCAGCCGGGTGGCGCTTCGCGGCGCGGACGGCCAGCGTCGCGAGTTCACCGGCGAGCGTGTCGGTGTGACGGCCACGGGCAGCTCGGTGCCCGATGTGGCGGTGCAGCTGCTCCGCGTCGCGCGCGAGCGCTGGCCGGAGGAGTTCGCCGAACTCACCGGCGTCGGTCTCGGCGCCACAGGCCTCGCGTCGCTCGTCGCCGATCCCGCGGCGCTCGCCGAGGCGATACGCGTCGAATCGGCCGCGGGCGGCGCGGCGGATGCCTCGCGCTCGCGCCCGAGGGTCGTGGTCGCGCTCGACGCGGTCACCGCGCATCTGGGCGCGCTCGGTGGCGAGGCGGGAGCGACCGTCGCGCTCGGCACGGGTGCGATCGCGCTCGGTGGCGACGGACGCACCACCTGGCGGCGCGTCGACGGCTGGGGACACCTGCTCGGCGATCGCGGCGGCGGGGCCTGGATCGGACGCCGCGGGCTCGAGATCGCGATGCGGGCCCACGACGGCGTGGAGGCATCCGGAGCCGCGCTGCTGGCGGCCGGCCGCGCCCGCTTCGGCGACCCGCCCGGCTGGCCCGCCCAGCTCTACACCCGGGCCGACCGGGCCGGTGTGCTCGCGGCGTTCGCGCCCGACGTGCTTGCCCTCGCGGCCGACGGCGACGCCGTGGCCGCCGGCATCGCGGCCGAGGCCGGCGCGGAGGCGGCGCGCAGCGGAGTCTCTGCCCTCATGCCGGGCCTGCCGCCGCGCCTGGCGGCGACGGGCGGGCTGTTCCGGGCGGGCGGCGTACTCGCCGAGTCCTTTGCGGCGACGATTGCCGAGCTGCGGCCCGGCGTCGAGCTCCGTGAGCCGCTCGGCGACCCGCTCGACGGCGCCCTGGTGCTCGCCGCCCGTGCGGCGCGGGGCGAGCTCGCCGGACGCGGGCCATTCGTGTGGGTCGCGGGCGATCCGGCGAGCCGCTGA
- a CDS encoding sulfite exporter TauE/SafE family protein, producing the protein MTRSSMEPPTEMSRPRPAIISLILLGIAAGYLSGLFGVGGGIIVVPMLLMLGLDQRLAAGTSVAAILPTSIVGATGYAISGNIDWLAGLMLAIGIVAGAQLGTYLLARLPKDVLFWMFVAFLVVVMVNLWLSVPQRDAEIAIDLWTGAALVLTGLITGILSGLLGVGGGIIVVPVLMFFFGASDLIAKGTSLLMMVPGSISATIGNTRRRNVDLRAAVVVGLAACVASPLGLLTATVISPFWSNVTFSVLLAGVAAQLVVKHVRSRRRR; encoded by the coding sequence ATGACCCGCTCGTCAATGGAGCCCCCGACGGAGATGTCCCGGCCCAGGCCGGCGATCATCTCGCTCATCCTGCTCGGGATCGCGGCCGGGTACCTCTCGGGACTGTTCGGGGTCGGCGGCGGCATCATCGTGGTGCCCATGCTGCTCATGCTCGGGCTCGACCAGCGGCTCGCGGCGGGCACGTCGGTCGCGGCGATCCTGCCGACCTCGATCGTCGGAGCCACCGGGTACGCCATCTCGGGCAACATCGACTGGCTCGCGGGGCTCATGCTCGCGATCGGCATCGTCGCGGGGGCACAGCTCGGCACCTATCTGCTCGCCCGCCTGCCGAAGGACGTGCTGTTCTGGATGTTCGTGGCGTTCCTCGTGGTCGTCATGGTCAACCTCTGGCTGTCGGTGCCGCAGCGCGACGCCGAGATCGCCATCGACCTGTGGACCGGGGCCGCGCTCGTGCTCACCGGTCTGATCACCGGCATCCTCTCGGGGCTCCTGGGTGTGGGCGGCGGCATCATCGTGGTGCCCGTGCTGATGTTCTTCTTCGGGGCGAGCGACCTCATCGCGAAGGGCACGTCGCTGCTCATGATGGTGCCCGGCTCAATCTCGGCGACGATCGGGAACACCCGGCGACGCAACGTCGACCTGCGCGCGGCGGTCGTCGTCGGTCTCGCCGCGTGCGTGGCGTCGCCGCTCGGGCTGCTCACCGCGACCGTGATCTCGCCGTTCTGGTCGAACGTGACCTTCTCGGTCCTGCTCGCAGGCGTCGCGGCCCAGCTGGTCGTGAAGCACGTCAGATCGCGCCGCCGGCGCTGA
- a CDS encoding L-serine ammonia-lyase — protein sequence MLSALDMFSIGIGPSSSHTVGPMRAGRTFATNLASAGLLDRVARIRVDLFGSLGATGRGHGSDTAVVLGLLGEQPETVDVDEVERTVAEIRRRGVLRLAGTHEVEFDWATDLTLHLRRSLPAHPNAMTFTASDADGQVLAERTCYSVGGGFVLDETEMDAPPVGPEASVPFPFASADELLRLCATHGLSISELMWQNELARRPESELRAQLLRIWRAMQECVERGCTRPDGVLPGGLEVRRRAPRLYAELHAGAGDGSAAAGDPLHALEWVNLYALAVNEENASGGRVVTAPTNGAAGIIPAVLHYYVAFVPGASEDDVIRFLLTAAAVGILFKSNASISGAEVGCQGEVGSACSMAAAGLAEVLDATPAQVENAAEIGIEHNLGLTCDPIGGLVQIPCIERNAIASTKAINAARMALRGDGTHRVSLDQAIATMRETGADMHDKYKETSRGGLAVNVVAC from the coding sequence ATGCTCAGCGCATTGGACATGTTCTCCATCGGCATCGGCCCATCGTCCTCCCACACGGTCGGCCCGATGCGGGCCGGGCGCACGTTCGCGACGAACCTCGCCTCGGCGGGTCTACTCGACCGGGTCGCTCGAATCCGTGTCGACCTGTTCGGCTCGCTCGGGGCGACAGGCCGCGGTCACGGCAGCGACACGGCCGTGGTACTCGGGCTGCTCGGTGAACAGCCCGAGACGGTCGACGTCGACGAGGTCGAGCGCACCGTCGCCGAGATCCGGCGCCGGGGCGTCCTCCGACTCGCCGGCACCCACGAGGTCGAGTTCGACTGGGCGACCGACCTGACGCTGCACCTGCGCCGATCGCTCCCGGCGCATCCGAACGCCATGACGTTCACCGCGAGCGACGCCGACGGGCAGGTGCTCGCCGAACGCACCTGCTACTCGGTCGGCGGGGGCTTCGTCCTCGACGAGACCGAGATGGATGCGCCGCCCGTCGGCCCCGAGGCATCCGTGCCGTTCCCCTTCGCGAGCGCCGACGAGCTGCTGCGCCTCTGCGCGACGCACGGTCTCTCGATCAGCGAGCTCATGTGGCAGAACGAGCTCGCCCGGCGGCCCGAGTCCGAGCTCCGAGCCCAGCTGCTGCGCATCTGGCGCGCCATGCAGGAGTGCGTGGAACGCGGCTGCACCCGACCCGACGGTGTGCTGCCCGGCGGCCTCGAGGTGCGGCGCCGCGCGCCGCGCCTGTATGCCGAGCTGCACGCCGGGGCCGGTGACGGGTCAGCCGCGGCGGGTGACCCGCTGCACGCACTCGAATGGGTGAACCTCTACGCGCTCGCGGTGAACGAGGAGAACGCGTCGGGTGGGCGGGTGGTGACCGCGCCGACGAACGGCGCGGCCGGCATCATCCCGGCCGTGCTGCACTACTACGTCGCCTTCGTGCCGGGCGCCTCCGAGGACGACGTGATCCGGTTCCTGCTGACCGCGGCGGCCGTCGGCATCCTGTTCAAGTCGAATGCCTCGATCTCGGGAGCCGAGGTGGGCTGCCAGGGCGAGGTCGGGTCGGCCTGTTCGATGGCGGCTGCGGGCCTCGCCGAGGTGCTGGACGCGACGCCGGCCCAGGTCGAGAACGCGGCGGAGATCGGCATCGAGCACAATCTGGGCCTCACGTGCGATCCGATCGGCGGCCTCGTGCAGATCCCGTGCATCGAGCGGAACGCGATTGCGAGCACGAAGGCGATCAACGCGGCACGGATGGCCCTGCGCGGCGACGGCACCCACCGCGTGTCGCTCGATCAGGCGATCGCGACGATGCGCGAGACCGGTGCCGACATGCACGACAAGTACAAGGAGACCTCGCGCGGCGGCCTCGCGGTCAACGTCGTCGCCTGCTGA
- a CDS encoding helix-turn-helix domain-containing protein, with protein sequence MIPAAADFNGAVAFELRVARQDSGMTIEELVHRSELNRSTMLRYFYNQRAIPVPALYQIAVALDLEPAEILARAAVRPLAERLAADGRP encoded by the coding sequence GTGATCCCAGCCGCTGCAGACTTCAACGGCGCCGTCGCGTTCGAACTCCGCGTCGCGCGGCAGGATTCGGGGATGACGATCGAAGAGCTGGTGCATCGGTCCGAACTCAATCGCTCCACCATGCTCCGGTATTTCTACAACCAGCGCGCCATCCCGGTGCCCGCGCTCTACCAGATCGCGGTCGCACTCGACCTGGAGCCCGCCGAGATCCTGGCCAGGGCCGCGGTGCGCCCGCTCGCCGAGCGGCTCGCGGCCGACGGCCGTCCCTGA